The DNA segment AGCCGGATTACCACGAATTTGTTTTATGATGAGCTACGCAAACGTAAGCGGGTTCGTCGACCCCTCTCTCTGGACAATACTTTCCGCACCCAAGATGGTGAGATTAGCTGGGATGTCCCTTCTGATGATCCAAGTCCTGATGATGATTTGGCCACCCAAGAATTTTATGAGCATCTGAAGGGGGCGATCGCCCAACTGCCAGAAGCTTTTCGCACTACAATTGTCCTAAGGGAGATTGAAGGGCTACCCTATGAGGATATTGCTGAAATGACGGGTGTTTCCCTCGGTACAGTAAAATCCCGCATTGCAAGGGCGAGGGCAAAATTACAAGAAATGCTACAGCCCTATCTCAACGAGGCCTAAGCAGCCAAACTCAGTGCCGACAACGGTCAACAGCCACCAAATTTATATCCACCTGTATACAGATCAGGGCGGTGACCTAGAGATGACAAACAAACGTTTACAGACTGACTCCACTTTAAAGCTCAATACCCTTACAGAAGACCAACTCTCTGATCTAGAGCTTCTCAGTGCCTATGTAGATGGAGAGGCAACACCCGAAGAATCCCATCAGGTACAAGAGCGCCTCGATACTGATCCAGTATTTAGACGGCAGTATCTACAGTTGCATCAGATTCGGCAGGGATTGCAGGCAATGCCTACACCGTCAAGTCAATCTCACCGCCGTTTATCTAATCAAGTTTTTCGTCGTCTGCGCTGGCAAAAGAGCAAGGTTCTCTCTTTGTGGGGCGGGGGGGCGATCGCCGCGTTATTTATTGCAGGCGTTGTCAGTAATCTTCCTCGTTCCAACCAAACAGAATTCGTGAACCGCACCGCACCGGTAGCACCCACGACCCTACTCGAAACAGCCCGTGAGCCCAATCAGGACGAAGCTTTAGTTGTCGCTTTAAATCGACCAGTTCTCCAAATTCCGAAAATGGCAACGTCTGACGACACACCATAACGTCTTGACAAAAAAACAGAATAGATCTTTTAAAAGGGGCAATGCCTCTTTTTTTGTAGGTGAGTAATGATCAAAATGTTGGCAATCCTAGACATCATCGCAACTGCAACAGTATTGAGTGAAAACAATTACTCCTTTAGACAGATCTCTATGGGTCTATTGTTAG comes from the [Limnothrix rosea] IAM M-220 genome and includes:
- a CDS encoding sigma-70 family RNA polymerase sigma factor, which encodes MSQSLPLSVSSYEGVVPHNRVSPEKLSNYDLILRCQAEGQPEKSAFVELLRRYQSHVDRLLYHLAPDWQDRADLSQEVWIRVYRNISRLNDPKKFKGWLSRITTNLFYDELRKRKRVRRPLSLDNTFRTQDGEISWDVPSDDPSPDDDLATQEFYEHLKGAIAQLPEAFRTTIVLREIEGLPYEDIAEMTGVSLGTVKSRIARARAKLQEMLQPYLNEA
- a CDS encoding anti-sigma factor family protein — encoded protein: MTNKRLQTDSTLKLNTLTEDQLSDLELLSAYVDGEATPEESHQVQERLDTDPVFRRQYLQLHQIRQGLQAMPTPSSQSHRRLSNQVFRRLRWQKSKVLSLWGGGAIAALFIAGVVSNLPRSNQTEFVNRTAPVAPTTLLETAREPNQDEALVVALNRPVLQIPKMATSDDTP